In Kineococcus endophyticus, the genomic window CGGTGACCGGCGGCCGTCCCTCCCCGTCGTAGCGGACCCAGGCGCCGCCGGGGGACAGGGCCTGTCCGTCGACGTACTCGCCGGTCTGGCGCAGCCGGTCGGCGAACTCGTCCATGTACCGCAGGTGGGCGGTGACCTCGTCGGGGGTCCAGCGGTCCATCGGGACGTCGTTCACGCCCGCCGGTGCGCCGCGGTAGTGCTTGAGCAGCAGGTGCTTGGCCATCGACCGTCTCCCTCGTCGAGCCGGCGGCGGCCCCCGGGGCCGCCGCACGCCCCGGGGTGGGAGCCGCCCGGGCGTCCTCGACATCCTCCTCAGAGGACCGCGGGCACGCGCTCCCTGGCCTGCAGCCAGCGCAGGAACTCCGCCGCCGGGACGGGCCGGCTGTGCAGGTACCCCTGCGACTCGTCGCAGCCGAGCTCGTGCAGCAGGTCCAGCGTGGCGGGGTCCTCGACGCCCTCGGCGACCACGCGCAGCCCGAGGTGGTGGGCCAGCTCGACCGTCCCGGCGACGATGGCGGCGATCCGCTCGTCGGCCAGGGCGCGCGAGGTGAACGTGCGGTCGATCTTCAGCTCGTCGGCGGGCAGGTTCGCCAGGTAGGCCAGGGAGGAGTACCCCGTCCCGAAGTCGTCGATGCTCAGGGAGAAGCCGCGAGCGGTGATGTCCTGGCACGTCGCCAGCGCCCGGTCGGGGTCGTTCATGAGGGAGGTCTCGGTGACCTCGACGACGACGTGCGCGGGGTCGGCCCCGCTCGTGACGAGCTCGTCGAGCAGCGGCAGCAGCCCGGGGTCGGACAGGTGGGTGCTCGAGAGGTTGAACGACAGGCGCAGGTCGTGGCCGGCTGCCCGCCACTCCGTGAGGTCGGCCACGGCGCGGCGCGCGACGAGGGCGGTGAGGGCGGGCATGAGCCGCCGCTCCTCCAGGACGTCGAGGAACGCGCCCGGCGCGAGCATCCCCAGGCGGGGGTGCTGCCAGCGCACCAGGGCCTCCACGCCGACGACACGACCCGCGCCGGTGCCCCCGGTCGCCGAGACCTGCGGCTGGTAGTGCACCTCGAACTGCTCGGCGGCCTCGGGCCCGGCCTCCGGACCGAGGGCCAGGTGCAGGTCGTCGGACAGGGCCAGCCGCTGCCGCCAGGCGCGGTCGGCCACGTCGTCGTGGACGGCCACCCCGTGCCCGGAGGCCTTGGCGGCGTACATGGCGGCGTCGGCGCGGCGCAGGAGTTCGGTGCCGGACAGCGGGTCGGCGCCCGTGGAGGTGGCGACGCCGACGCTCGCGCCGACCTCGATCGCGGCGAGCATCGCGTTCGCCCGGCACACGGCGTCGTCGGTGCCGGACCCGGGCAGGATGGCGGCGAACTCGTCCCCGCCGAGGCGGGCCAGGACCGCGCCGGGGGGCAGGGCCTGCTCCAGCTGCAGGGCGGTGGCGGCCAGCAGTTCGTCGCCGACGGCGTGCCCGTGCTGGTCGTTGACCTCCTTGAACCGGTCGAGGTCGAGCAGGAGCACGCCGAACCCCTCACCGGTCCGGGACTGCAGCCCGAGGCGGCGCAGGAACTCGCGCCGGTTGGCCAGCCCGGTCAGGTCGTCGGTACCGGCCTGGCGCAGGGCGCGGTCGTGGTCGGCGAGGTCGCGCACGAGCCGCACGAGGCGGACCGAGGAGCCGGCGATGGCGACCGTGCCGAAGCCCAGCGCCCAGTGGGTCGGGGCCACGTGCAGGCCGGCGCCGGCGACGGCGGCCAGACCCAGCACGAGCCCGACGGAGCTGGCGACGGGGACCGCGACGGCGGAGGGGTGCTCGCGCGTGATCTGCTTGGGCCGCAGCAGGGACAGCGTGCCGTAGGCCGCGGCGAGCACGACCCAGGAGGCCCAGGCGGCGACGACGACGTCGGTGCGCGGTCCGAGGAAGACGTAGAGGAGCTGGGTGCTGAGCACGAGGAGCACCGCGAGGGCGACACCGCGCGCCCGGCCCCGGATCGCCCGCGGCATCCGCCACGCGGCGACGACGAGCGCCCCGAGGAG contains:
- a CDS encoding YciI family protein produces the protein MAKHLLLKHYRGAPAGVNDVPMDRWTPDEVTAHLRYMDEFADRLRQTGEYVDGQALSPGGAWVRYDGEGRPPVTDGPFAETKDLVAGWMVIDVDSWDRAVELAGELSAAPGAGGKPIHEWLEVRPFLTAPPTVTE
- a CDS encoding putative bifunctional diguanylate cyclase/phosphodiesterase, with the translated sequence MLSVLIVLRTLAVAGALVLLVRRLRRETTARATWRHYVAAFALLTGASTLETAVVVGGSSVGSSGLWLALPLRLASTVASFHLYRGVALWMQLREKSRPAGRVDWLVGVSCILGLTGVVNVVVAVPDGVAGLAVQLRWLHVCSFGVLLGALVVAAWRMPRAIRGRARGVALAVLLVLSTQLLYVFLGPRTDVVVAAWASWVVLAAAYGTLSLLRPKQITREHPSAVAVPVASSVGLVLGLAAVAGAGLHVAPTHWALGFGTVAIAGSSVRLVRLVRDLADHDRALRQAGTDDLTGLANRREFLRRLGLQSRTGEGFGVLLLDLDRFKEVNDQHGHAVGDELLAATALQLEQALPPGAVLARLGGDEFAAILPGSGTDDAVCRANAMLAAIEVGASVGVATSTGADPLSGTELLRRADAAMYAAKASGHGVAVHDDVADRAWRQRLALSDDLHLALGPEAGPEAAEQFEVHYQPQVSATGGTGAGRVVGVEALVRWQHPRLGMLAPGAFLDVLEERRLMPALTALVARRAVADLTEWRAAGHDLRLSFNLSSTHLSDPGLLPLLDELVTSGADPAHVVVEVTETSLMNDPDRALATCQDITARGFSLSIDDFGTGYSSLAYLANLPADELKIDRTFTSRALADERIAAIVAGTVELAHHLGLRVVAEGVEDPATLDLLHELGCDESQGYLHSRPVPAAEFLRWLQARERVPAVL